One part of the Bacteroidales bacterium genome encodes these proteins:
- a CDS encoding fibronectin type III domain-containing protein produces the protein MKRLTLLVLLVTIIGFQACKKDEVEVEPQLKEIQVNRSTVMDITTFWWSKVEDISWYFIYFGKAGEDKQEYNAENSGNNTYSFVITDLSANTSYEAIVKGKDKETNGTVVAESKTITFTTGTY, from the coding sequence ATGAAAAGATTAACATTATTAGTATTACTTGTTACAATTATTGGTTTTCAAGCATGTAAAAAGGATGAAGTAGAAGTTGAACCGCAATTAAAAGAGATACAAGTAAACAGATCAACTGTTATGGATATAACAACTTTTTGGTGGAGTAAAGTAGAAGATATTTCATGGTATTTTATTTATTTCGGAAAAGCAGGCGAAGATAAGCAAGAGTATAATGCCGAAAATTCAGGAAACAATACTTATAGCTTTGTAATCACTGACTTATCTGCCAATACATCATACGAGGCAATAGTAAAAGGAAAAGATAAAGAAACCAACGGAACAGTTGTTGCCGAAAGTAAAACAATTACGTTTACAACAGGTACCTATTAA
- a CDS encoding type II toxin-antitoxin system HicB family antitoxin has translation MNKLEVIIERTDDGLWASIPALPGCVSFGSNFTELKHNLKEAIELHVEGMHEDGDIVPIFKEFLFRIDMTYFFNNYPVSITGIAKLSGINRSLLNQYAAGIKSPSIKQAKIIQDSIRCIGEEMSVITFI, from the coding sequence ATGAACAAATTAGAGGTAATTATAGAAAGAACAGATGACGGTTTATGGGCAAGTATTCCTGCCCTTCCCGGTTGTGTATCTTTCGGAAGTAATTTTACTGAATTGAAACATAATCTAAAAGAAGCGATAGAACTTCATGTTGAAGGAATGCATGAAGACGGAGATATTGTCCCGATATTTAAAGAATTTCTATTTCGCATTGATATGACTTATTTTTTTAATAATTATCCTGTTTCAATTACCGGTATTGCAAAACTTTCAGGAATAAACAGATCTTTGTTAAACCAGTATGCAGCCGGTATAAAATCGCCCTCAATAAAACAAGCTAAAATTATTCAAGATTCTATAAGATGCATAGGAGAAGAGATGTCTGTAATTACTTTTATTTAA
- a CDS encoding type II toxin-antitoxin system HicA family toxin, with protein MKVKDILKILKKDGWYEVKSKSSHIQLKHDVKRGRVTVPYHGRNVELPKKTLKSILQQAKIDLED; from the coding sequence ATGAAAGTAAAAGATATTTTAAAGATTCTAAAAAAAGATGGTTGGTATGAAGTAAAAAGTAAGAGCTCGCACATTCAACTAAAACATGACGTTAAGCGAGGCAGAGTAACAGTTCCTTATCATGGTAGAAATGTTGAGTTGCCAAAAAAAACATTAAAAAGTATTTTGCAACAGGCAAAAATTGATTTGGAAGATTAG
- a CDS encoding IS1634 family transposase — MAFLRIEKKKSGTYLRIIQSYKIDGKPKHKTLHSLGKVEDYSADQLERIAKKLVELAGRNISNIFDGSFHELGRYNYGYALVTQSLWNIYNFGELIGIINNKNKTKFNWQEVLRLMIAERINEPCSKLQNHFNQSEYIGFSEKEIPLHHFYRTLDILSKEEELIKKHVFTQQHDLFSTVLDVVFYDVTTLYFESQTEQDDALRQKGYSKDGKAHKTQVVLGLLVDKSRNPISYQIYQGNTYEGGTMTDALKKMKSQFTIDNVVVVADSAMIDKDNRDFMIKNEIDYIIGDSIKSLGKKITEKLINKENHTALYPASEETFTYTESEYKGRRIICTYSSKRARKDEYTRQKLIDKANKWLEEPSKYKQVKKRGAGRFISATDDGKPIELDKAKIEDDARFDGFKALATTTDLPVTEILTKYRDLFEVEHTFRALKSQLEIRPVFHWTDKRIRGHIAMCFIAFTFINRLKNLTQLQYKAIVRAIDKMQVSEIRDDKTNSNLYLRSKVDKNRQVIIDKLKLKVPNDTTPQNAINQYFIK; from the coding sequence TTGGCATTTTTAAGAATAGAAAAAAAGAAATCAGGAACATACTTGCGTATAATCCAATCGTACAAAATTGACGGTAAACCAAAACACAAAACACTTCATTCTCTCGGCAAAGTTGAAGATTATTCAGCAGATCAGTTAGAAAGAATCGCCAAGAAGTTGGTGGAACTGGCAGGACGGAATATCAGTAATATATTTGACGGTTCATTTCATGAGTTGGGCAGATACAATTACGGATACGCTTTGGTAACTCAAAGTCTGTGGAATATTTACAATTTCGGAGAACTTATCGGAATTATCAATAATAAAAACAAGACAAAATTTAATTGGCAAGAAGTACTCCGGTTAATGATAGCCGAGCGAATTAACGAACCTTGTTCAAAATTGCAAAATCATTTCAATCAAAGTGAATATATCGGATTTAGTGAGAAAGAAATTCCTTTACATCATTTTTACAGAACTTTGGATATTTTGAGTAAAGAAGAGGAGTTAATCAAAAAGCATGTGTTTACTCAACAGCATGATCTGTTTTCTACAGTATTGGATGTGGTATTCTATGATGTTACCACATTGTATTTTGAATCGCAAACAGAACAAGATGATGCTTTGAGACAAAAAGGGTATTCTAAAGACGGAAAAGCTCATAAGACGCAGGTTGTTCTGGGTTTGTTAGTTGATAAGTCACGTAATCCTATTTCTTATCAAATATACCAAGGCAACACTTACGAAGGAGGAACCATGACAGATGCTTTGAAAAAAATGAAATCTCAATTTACCATAGACAATGTTGTGGTTGTTGCCGACAGTGCAATGATAGATAAAGACAACAGGGATTTTATGATTAAAAACGAAATTGATTATATTATCGGAGACAGTATAAAAAGTCTCGGAAAGAAAATCACGGAAAAATTAATCAACAAAGAAAATCATACAGCTTTATATCCTGCATCCGAAGAAACATTTACTTATACAGAATCAGAATACAAAGGAAGAAGAATAATCTGCACCTACTCATCAAAAAGAGCACGCAAAGACGAATATACACGACAAAAATTAATTGACAAAGCCAATAAATGGTTAGAAGAACCATCAAAATACAAACAAGTTAAAAAGAGAGGAGCAGGCAGATTTATATCCGCAACTGATGACGGAAAGCCAATTGAATTAGATAAAGCTAAAATTGAAGATGATGCAAGATTTGACGGATTTAAAGCTTTGGCAACAACAACAGATTTACCCGTAACAGAAATCCTGACGAAATACAGAGACCTTTTTGAAGTAGAACATACTTTCAGAGCATTAAAAAGTCAATTAGAAATAAGACCTGTCTTTCATTGGACTGATAAAAGGATAAGAGGTCATATAGCAATGTGCTTTATTGCATTTACTTTTATTAATCGTTTGAAGAATCTGACACAATTACAATATAAAGCAATTGTGAGAGCCATAGACAAAATGCAAGTTTCTGAAATAAGAGATGACAAAACAAATAGTAATCTATACTTAAGATCAAAGGTGGATAAGAACCGGCAAGTAATAATTGACAAACTTAAACTAAAAGTGCCAAACGATACAACACCACAAAACGCTATTAATCAATATTTTATAAAATAA
- a CDS encoding transposase: MPNTNNYSQELIKLLLPPEIFEYFEIVNLQVTDVSINVYLDENNVFPERFTEKKLISKGFHAVSIIQDFPIRDKSLYLHVRKRRWQDEGTGKVVSRDWDTVAKGTRYTKGFAVFLKGLLGYLPDKQ, encoded by the coding sequence ATGCCTAATACAAATAACTATTCCCAAGAACTTATTAAGTTATTATTACCGCCTGAAATATTTGAATACTTTGAGATTGTAAACCTTCAAGTTACCGATGTTTCAATTAATGTTTATCTTGATGAAAATAATGTTTTTCCTGAAAGATTTACCGAAAAGAAATTAATCTCAAAAGGTTTTCATGCTGTTTCAATTATTCAAGATTTTCCCATTCGAGATAAATCTTTATATCTTCATGTCAGAAAGCGACGTTGGCAAGATGAGGGTACAGGAAAAGTTGTCAGCAGAGACTGGGATACGGTAGCAAAAGGAACACGATACACAAAAGGTTTTGCCGTTTTTTTAAAAGGATTACTTGGATACCTACCCGATAAGCAGTAA
- the ybeY gene encoding rRNA maturation RNase YbeY produces the protein MKINFFYENIKEFQFNKKIKDIIIEMCNNEKKEVGELNFIFCSDEYILKMNKQYLDHDYYTDVITFNYNEKNKISGDVFISKETVFYNADKYGTTFENELNRVMVHGVLHLIGYNDNTNKEKEEIREKENYYLDKEL, from the coding sequence ATGAAAATAAATTTTTTCTATGAAAACATAAAAGAATTTCAGTTTAATAAAAAAATTAAAGATATTATAATTGAAATGTGTAACAACGAAAAGAAAGAAGTCGGAGAACTGAATTTTATATTTTGTTCAGATGAATATATCTTAAAAATGAATAAACAATATCTTGATCATGATTATTATACTGACGTAATAACTTTCAACTATAATGAAAAAAACAAAATTAGCGGTGATGTTTTCATAAGCAAAGAAACGGTTTTTTATAATGCAGATAAATACGGCACAACTTTCGAAAATGAATTAAACAGGGTGATGGTACACGGAGTATTACATCTTATCGGTTATAATGATAATACAAACAAAGAAAAAGAAGAAATTAGAGAAAAAGAAAACTATTATTTAGATAAGGAGTTATAA